The Punica granatum isolate Tunisia-2019 chromosome 4, ASM765513v2, whole genome shotgun sequence genome has a window encoding:
- the LOC116205185 gene encoding RAB6A-GEF complex partner protein 1-like isoform X1, whose amino-acid sequence MYMAYGWPQVIPLEQGLCPSSQHIVYLRVINRLSLVVSPSHLELWSSSQHRVRLGKYKRDADSVQREGEYVQAVWSPDAKLIAVLTSSLFLHIFKVQYSDKRVLIGGRQPSGLFFANLSLVLNEQVPFAEMNLAVSNIVCDSKHMLLGLSDGSLFCISWKGEFYGPFALESIGNGSNQASDLPQPLSNGVSTEWKHGTPEHNSTTKSAIVHLELYLSMRSLFVLYDDGQLMSCSVSKKGLKQADLIKPERIVGSGDAVCASVASEQQILAVGTAKGVVELYDLAESASLIRTVSLHDWGYSMEDTGPVSSIAWTPDNSAFAVGWKFRGLTVWSVSGCRLMSTIRQIGLSSISSPMGKQNQGSKFEPLMGGVSLMQWDEFGYRLYAIEERSLERILVFSFGKCCLNRGVSGMTYVRQVIYGEDRLLVVQSEDTNELKMLHLNLPVSYISQNWPVQHVAASKDGMYLAVAGLHGLILYDIRFKKWRVFGDVSQEQKIQCKGLLWLGKIVVVCNYVDSSNTYELLFYPRYHLDQSSLLCRKPLLTKPMVMDVYENYILVTYRPFDVHIFHVSISGELSPFSTPDLQLSTVRELSIMTAKSHPAAMRFIPDQLPRVVISNNHLASSDFVAREPARCLILRVNGELSLLDLDDGRERDLTDSVELFWVTCGQSVEKTNLIEEVSWLDYGHRGMQVWYPSPGADPFMQEDFLQLDPELEFDREVYPLGLLPNAGVVVGVSQRMSFSACTEFPCFEPTPQAQTILHCLLRHLLQRDKIEEALRLAQLSAEKPHFSHCLEWLLFTVFDAEISRHNINKNQTSGHRNTVKLSLLEKTCDLIRNFPEYFDVVVSVARKTDGRHWADLFSAAGRSTELFEECFQRRWYRTAACYILVIAKLEGPAVSQYCALRLLQATLDESLYELAGELVRFLLRSGREYEQTSSDSEKLSPRFLGYFLFRSSYRKQPTDYRSSPSFTEQSAHVASVKNILESHASYLMSGKELSKLVAFVKGTQFDLVDYLQRERHGSARLESFASGLELIGQKLQMATLQSRLDAEFLLAHMCSVKFKEWIVVLATLLRRSEVLFDIFRHDLRLWKAYSVTLQSHPAFVEYQDLVEALEERLSSLSNSEEK is encoded by the exons ATGTATATGGCATATGGCTGGCCACAGGTCATCCCCCTGGAGCAGGGGCTCTGTCCTTCTTCTCAGCACATCGTCTACCTCAGAGTCATCAATCGCCTCTCGCTCGTCGTCTCTCCCTCTCATCTCGAGCTCTGGAGCTCCTCTCAG CATAGAGTGAGATTGGGCAAGTACAAGCGAGATGCGGATTCGGTGCAGAGAGAAGGAGAGTACGTACAGGCCGTGTGGAGTCCCGATGCCAAATTGATTGCTGTCCTG ACATCTTCCCTCTTCCTCCACATATTTAAGGTACAGTATTCAGATAAAAGAGTACTAATTGGAGGGAGGCAACCATCGGGATTGTTCTTTGCAAATCTCTCTCTTGTCCTCAATGAGCAAGTTCCTTTTGCGGAGATGAACTTGGCTGT GAGCAACATCGTGTGTGACAGCAAGCATATGCTGCTTGGACTTTCTGATGGTTCACTATTCTGCATCTCCTGGAAAGGAGAG TTCTATGGGCCTTTTGCTCTTGAGAGCATTGGTAATGGAAGCAATCAAGCTAGTGATTTACCTCAACCGCTGAGTAATGGAGTTTCTACTGAGTGGAAACATGGAACTCCTGAACATAATTCTACTACAAAGTCTGCTATCGTCCATCTGGAGCTTTACTTGTCCATGAGGTCGCTATTTGTGTTATATGATGATGGGCAGCTCATGTCATGTTCTGTAAGTAAGAAAGGTTTAAAGCAGGCTGATTTGATTAAGCCAGAAAGAATTGTGGGTAGCGGTGATGCTGTATGTGCTTCAGTAGCTTCTGAGCAGCAGATCCTTGCTGTTGGCACCGCAAAGGGAGTTGTTGAGTTGTATGATCTGGCTGAATCGGCATCACTTATTCGAACCGTCTCTTTACATGATTGGGG GTATTCTATGGAAGATACGGGTCCTGTCAGTTCTATTGCTTGGACACCAGATAATTCTGCCTTTGCAGTTGGCTGGAAATTTAGAGGGCTTACTGTTTGGTCTGTCTCTGGATGTCGTTTGATGTCAACTATTCGCCAAATTGGTCTAAGTTCTATCTCATCTCCAATGGGGAAACAGAATCAAGGTAGTAAATTTGAACCCCTGATGGGTGGGGTCTCCTTGATGCAGTGGGACGAATTTGGATATAGGCTCTATGCTATTGAGGAACGATCCCTGGAGAGAATTCTTGTATTTTCATTTGGCAAATGTTGCCTTAATAGAGGTGTTTCAGGCATGACGTATGTGCGGCAAGTGATATATGGTGAAGATCGTTTGCTTGTCGTGCAGTCTGAAGATACAAATGAACTTAAAATGCTGCATCTTAATCTTCCA GTCTCCTATATTTCTCAAAATTGGCCAGTTCAGCATGTGGCTGCCAGCAAAGATGGAATGTATCTAGCAGTTGCTGGTCTCCATGGGTTGATATTATATGATATACGGTTCAAGAAGTGGCGTGTGTTTGGAGATGTAAGTCAGGAGCAAAAGATTCAGTGCAAAGGACTGTTATGGCTGGGAAAAATTGTTGTTGTCTGCAATTATGTTGATTCTTCTAATAC GTATGAATTGCTTTTTTATCCAAGATATCATCTTGATCAGAGCTCACTACTCTGTCGAAAGCCTTTGCTTACCAAACCAATGGTGATGGATGtatatgaaaattatattcTCGTCACCTATCGACCATTCGATGTCCACATATTTCACGTCAGCATATCTGGTGAATTGTCACCATTTAGTACTCCAGATTTACAG CTTTCTACAGTACGAGAACTTTCAATCATGACTGCAAAGAGCCATCCTGCAGCAATGCGGTTTATCCCAGATCAGCTTCCGAGAGTGGTCATTTCAAACAATCATCTTGCGAGTTCTGATTTTGTTGCCAGAGAACCTGCAAG GTGTTTAATATTGAGAGTGAATGGGGAGCTTTCACTTCTTGATTTGGATGATGGACGGGAAAGGGACCTTACTGACTCTGTTGAGTTATTCTGGGTTACCTGTGGTCAATCAGTGGAGAAGACAAATCTGATTGAGGAGGTTTCCTGGTTAGATTATGGGCATCGCGGAATGCAG GTATGGTATCCGTCTCCTGGTGCGGATCCCTTTATGCAGGAGGACTTCTTGCAA TTGGATCCGGAGCTGGAATTTGATCGAGAAGTGTATCCCCTTGGCCTTCTACCCAATGCTGGAGTTGTTGTTGGGGTGTCCCAGAGAATGTCATTTTCAGCGTGTACAGAATTTCCATGTTTCGAGCCAACTCCTCAAGCTCAGACCATATTGCATTGCTTACTTCGGCATCTTCTTCAG AGAGACAAAATTGAGGAAGCTCTAAGACTGGCACAATTATCGGCGGAGAAACCTCATTTTTCGCATTGTCTGGAATGGCTTCTTTTTACTGTTTTTGATGCAGAAATTTCCAG ACataacataaacaagaaccagACATCTGGTCACAGAAACACTGTTAAGTTGTCCTTATTGGAGAAGACATGTGATCTGATTAGAAATTTTCCCGAGTATTTCGATGTGGTGGTTAGTGTTGCAAGAAAAACCGATGGTCGTCACTGGGCAGATCTATTTTCAGCCGCTGGCAGATCCACAGA GTTGTTCGAGGAATGCTTTCAGAGGAGATGGTATCGGACTGCAGCATGCTATATTCTT GTAATTGCAAAACTTGAAGGTCCTGCTGTCAGTCAGTATTGTGCTCTACGTTTATTACAG GCAACACTTGATGAGTCCTTGTACGAACTTGCAGGAGAGCTG GTGAGGTTCTTGCTAAGATCAGGAAGGGAATATGAACAGACATCATCTGATTCAGAAAAATTATCTCCTCGATTCTTGGGGTATTTTCTGTTTCGTTCTAGTTACAGGAAGCAGCCTACCGACTATAGAAG CAGCCCGTCATTCACAGAACAGAGTGCTCATGTTGCTTCTGTAAAGAATATTCTGGAAAGCCATGCGAGTTATCTGATGTCAGGGAAAGAACTTTCGAAGCTCGTTGCATTTGTGAAAGGCACACAGTTTGATTTGGTG GATTATCTTCAACGAGAAAGGCATGGATCTGCTCGACTGGAGAGTTTTGCCTCTGGGCTTGAGCTGATTGGACAGAAG CTTCAAATGGCTACATTGCAAAGCAGATTGGATGCAGAATTCCTCTTGGCTCATATGTGTTCTGTGAAATTTAAAGAGTGGATTGTTGTTTTGGCGACCCTTTTAAGGCGTTCAGAG GttctttttgatatttttcggCATGATTTGCGCTTGTGGAAGGCTTACAGTGTGACGCTACAG TCCCATCCAGCATTTGTGGAGTATCAGGATCTCGTCGAGGCCTTGGAAGAGAGGCTTTCATCTCTCAGCAACTCAGAAGAGAAATAG
- the LOC116205185 gene encoding RAB6A-GEF complex partner protein 1-like isoform X2 has product MYMAYGWPQVIPLEQGLCPSSQHIVYLRVINRLSLVVSPSHLELWSSSQHRVRLGKYKRDADSVQREGEYVQAVWSPDAKLIAVLTSSLFLHIFKVQYSDKRVLIGGRQPSGLFFANLSLVLNEQVPFAEMNLAVSNIVCDSKHMLLGLSDGSLFCISWKGEFYGPFALESIGNGSNQASDLPQPLSNGVSTEWKHGTPEHNSTTKSAIVHLELYLSMRSLFVLYDDGQLMSCSVSKKGLKQADLIKPERIVGSGDAVCASVASEQQILAVGTAKGVVELYDLAESASLIRTVSLHDWGYSMEDTGPVSSIAWTPDNSAFAVGWKFRGLTVWSVSGCRLMSTIRQIGLSSISSPMGKQNQGSKFEPLMGGVSLMQWDEFGYRLYAIEERSLERILVFSFGKCCLNRGVSGMTYVRQVIYGEDRLLVVQSEDTNELKMLHLNLPVSYISQNWPVQHVAASKDGMYLAVAGLHGLILYDIRFKKWRVFGDVSQEQKIQCKGLLWLGKIVVVCNYVDSSNTYELLFYPRYHLDQSSLLCRKPLLTKPMVMDVYENYILVTYRPFDVHIFHVSISGELSPFSTPDLQLSTVRELSIMTAKSHPAAMRFIPDQLPRVVISNNHLASSDFVAREPARCLILRVNGELSLLDLDDGRERDLTDSVELFWVTCGQSVEKTNLIEEVSWLDYGHRGMQVWYPSPGADPFMQEDFLQLDPELEFDREVYPLGLLPNAGVVVGVSQRMSFSACTEFPCFEPTPQAQTILHCLLRHLLQRDKIEEALRLAQLSAEKPHFSHCLEWLLFTVFDAEISRHNINKNQTSGHRNTVKLSLLEKTCDLIRNFPEYFDVVVSVARKTDGRHWADLFSAAGRSTELFEECFQRRWYRTAACYILVIAKLEGPAVSQYCALRLLQATLDESLYELAGELVRFLLRSGREYEQTSSDSEKLSPRFLGYFLFRSSYRKQPTDYRSPSFTEQSAHVASVKNILESHASYLMSGKELSKLVAFVKGTQFDLVDYLQRERHGSARLESFASGLELIGQKLQMATLQSRLDAEFLLAHMCSVKFKEWIVVLATLLRRSEVLFDIFRHDLRLWKAYSVTLQSHPAFVEYQDLVEALEERLSSLSNSEEK; this is encoded by the exons ATGTATATGGCATATGGCTGGCCACAGGTCATCCCCCTGGAGCAGGGGCTCTGTCCTTCTTCTCAGCACATCGTCTACCTCAGAGTCATCAATCGCCTCTCGCTCGTCGTCTCTCCCTCTCATCTCGAGCTCTGGAGCTCCTCTCAG CATAGAGTGAGATTGGGCAAGTACAAGCGAGATGCGGATTCGGTGCAGAGAGAAGGAGAGTACGTACAGGCCGTGTGGAGTCCCGATGCCAAATTGATTGCTGTCCTG ACATCTTCCCTCTTCCTCCACATATTTAAGGTACAGTATTCAGATAAAAGAGTACTAATTGGAGGGAGGCAACCATCGGGATTGTTCTTTGCAAATCTCTCTCTTGTCCTCAATGAGCAAGTTCCTTTTGCGGAGATGAACTTGGCTGT GAGCAACATCGTGTGTGACAGCAAGCATATGCTGCTTGGACTTTCTGATGGTTCACTATTCTGCATCTCCTGGAAAGGAGAG TTCTATGGGCCTTTTGCTCTTGAGAGCATTGGTAATGGAAGCAATCAAGCTAGTGATTTACCTCAACCGCTGAGTAATGGAGTTTCTACTGAGTGGAAACATGGAACTCCTGAACATAATTCTACTACAAAGTCTGCTATCGTCCATCTGGAGCTTTACTTGTCCATGAGGTCGCTATTTGTGTTATATGATGATGGGCAGCTCATGTCATGTTCTGTAAGTAAGAAAGGTTTAAAGCAGGCTGATTTGATTAAGCCAGAAAGAATTGTGGGTAGCGGTGATGCTGTATGTGCTTCAGTAGCTTCTGAGCAGCAGATCCTTGCTGTTGGCACCGCAAAGGGAGTTGTTGAGTTGTATGATCTGGCTGAATCGGCATCACTTATTCGAACCGTCTCTTTACATGATTGGGG GTATTCTATGGAAGATACGGGTCCTGTCAGTTCTATTGCTTGGACACCAGATAATTCTGCCTTTGCAGTTGGCTGGAAATTTAGAGGGCTTACTGTTTGGTCTGTCTCTGGATGTCGTTTGATGTCAACTATTCGCCAAATTGGTCTAAGTTCTATCTCATCTCCAATGGGGAAACAGAATCAAGGTAGTAAATTTGAACCCCTGATGGGTGGGGTCTCCTTGATGCAGTGGGACGAATTTGGATATAGGCTCTATGCTATTGAGGAACGATCCCTGGAGAGAATTCTTGTATTTTCATTTGGCAAATGTTGCCTTAATAGAGGTGTTTCAGGCATGACGTATGTGCGGCAAGTGATATATGGTGAAGATCGTTTGCTTGTCGTGCAGTCTGAAGATACAAATGAACTTAAAATGCTGCATCTTAATCTTCCA GTCTCCTATATTTCTCAAAATTGGCCAGTTCAGCATGTGGCTGCCAGCAAAGATGGAATGTATCTAGCAGTTGCTGGTCTCCATGGGTTGATATTATATGATATACGGTTCAAGAAGTGGCGTGTGTTTGGAGATGTAAGTCAGGAGCAAAAGATTCAGTGCAAAGGACTGTTATGGCTGGGAAAAATTGTTGTTGTCTGCAATTATGTTGATTCTTCTAATAC GTATGAATTGCTTTTTTATCCAAGATATCATCTTGATCAGAGCTCACTACTCTGTCGAAAGCCTTTGCTTACCAAACCAATGGTGATGGATGtatatgaaaattatattcTCGTCACCTATCGACCATTCGATGTCCACATATTTCACGTCAGCATATCTGGTGAATTGTCACCATTTAGTACTCCAGATTTACAG CTTTCTACAGTACGAGAACTTTCAATCATGACTGCAAAGAGCCATCCTGCAGCAATGCGGTTTATCCCAGATCAGCTTCCGAGAGTGGTCATTTCAAACAATCATCTTGCGAGTTCTGATTTTGTTGCCAGAGAACCTGCAAG GTGTTTAATATTGAGAGTGAATGGGGAGCTTTCACTTCTTGATTTGGATGATGGACGGGAAAGGGACCTTACTGACTCTGTTGAGTTATTCTGGGTTACCTGTGGTCAATCAGTGGAGAAGACAAATCTGATTGAGGAGGTTTCCTGGTTAGATTATGGGCATCGCGGAATGCAG GTATGGTATCCGTCTCCTGGTGCGGATCCCTTTATGCAGGAGGACTTCTTGCAA TTGGATCCGGAGCTGGAATTTGATCGAGAAGTGTATCCCCTTGGCCTTCTACCCAATGCTGGAGTTGTTGTTGGGGTGTCCCAGAGAATGTCATTTTCAGCGTGTACAGAATTTCCATGTTTCGAGCCAACTCCTCAAGCTCAGACCATATTGCATTGCTTACTTCGGCATCTTCTTCAG AGAGACAAAATTGAGGAAGCTCTAAGACTGGCACAATTATCGGCGGAGAAACCTCATTTTTCGCATTGTCTGGAATGGCTTCTTTTTACTGTTTTTGATGCAGAAATTTCCAG ACataacataaacaagaaccagACATCTGGTCACAGAAACACTGTTAAGTTGTCCTTATTGGAGAAGACATGTGATCTGATTAGAAATTTTCCCGAGTATTTCGATGTGGTGGTTAGTGTTGCAAGAAAAACCGATGGTCGTCACTGGGCAGATCTATTTTCAGCCGCTGGCAGATCCACAGA GTTGTTCGAGGAATGCTTTCAGAGGAGATGGTATCGGACTGCAGCATGCTATATTCTT GTAATTGCAAAACTTGAAGGTCCTGCTGTCAGTCAGTATTGTGCTCTACGTTTATTACAG GCAACACTTGATGAGTCCTTGTACGAACTTGCAGGAGAGCTG GTGAGGTTCTTGCTAAGATCAGGAAGGGAATATGAACAGACATCATCTGATTCAGAAAAATTATCTCCTCGATTCTTGGGGTATTTTCTGTTTCGTTCTAGTTACAGGAAGCAGCCTACCGACTATAGAAG CCCGTCATTCACAGAACAGAGTGCTCATGTTGCTTCTGTAAAGAATATTCTGGAAAGCCATGCGAGTTATCTGATGTCAGGGAAAGAACTTTCGAAGCTCGTTGCATTTGTGAAAGGCACACAGTTTGATTTGGTG GATTATCTTCAACGAGAAAGGCATGGATCTGCTCGACTGGAGAGTTTTGCCTCTGGGCTTGAGCTGATTGGACAGAAG CTTCAAATGGCTACATTGCAAAGCAGATTGGATGCAGAATTCCTCTTGGCTCATATGTGTTCTGTGAAATTTAAAGAGTGGATTGTTGTTTTGGCGACCCTTTTAAGGCGTTCAGAG GttctttttgatatttttcggCATGATTTGCGCTTGTGGAAGGCTTACAGTGTGACGCTACAG TCCCATCCAGCATTTGTGGAGTATCAGGATCTCGTCGAGGCCTTGGAAGAGAGGCTTTCATCTCTCAGCAACTCAGAAGAGAAATAG
- the LOC116205187 gene encoding ferric reduction oxidase 2-like isoform X2, whose protein sequence is MESTIASTKIVRGAIWVLLMLVAMGTLMMWIMMPTNTYRNHWLLSIRKKANNSTYIGTQGAKLLIYTFPVLFIATLSSVYLHLGKKLNDFQKMGSDGKKDMLARWKQPVLVKGPLGIVSLFELSFFVMFIALLVWSFSTYLHNSLSTITAASIAENGLKIKVWEYKLETAGFWLGIVGNIALAFLFFPVTRGSSVLPLFGLTSEASIKYHIWLGHIVMTLFTAHGVIFIIVWIITHQFSEMIQWDFTGVSNVAGELSLLAGLGLWLTTFPAVRRKMFEVFFYTHYLYLLFMFFFILHVGISYSFIMLPGFFLFLIDRYLRFLQSRHRVCLLSARVLPCDTLELNFSKSPGLKYNPTSIMFMNVPSISKLQWHPFTISSNSNLEPDRLSVIIKSEGSWTQKLYQILSSPSSVDRLEVSVEGPYGPVSSHFLRHDTLVMVSGGSGITPFFSIIREFIYLSTKLKSKTPQLILICAFKRSSELTMLNLLLPIAGTPSDLSNLRLQIEAYVTREKTPTTEDYSKHHKTVWLKPSPTDAPVSAILGPNSWLWLGAVIASSFVMFLILMGIITRYYIYPIDRNTNKNFSTSTKAVLHFLVMCICIAAAGSLAVLSNKSRNARDAKQIQNLSSTPAGSPSLGLDGGAAGMELESLPHQSLVQGTNVHFGERPDLKKMLFDCKGSSVGVLVCGPKRLRHDVAAICSSGLADNLHFESISFSW, encoded by the exons ATCGTAAGAGGAGCAATATGGGTACTGTTAATGTTAGTAGCAATGGGGACTTTGATGATGTGGATCATGATGCCCACCAATACCTATCGCAACCACTGGCTTCTCAGCATCCGAAAGAAGGCCAACAATTCAACCTACATCGGAACCCAAG GTGCTAAGCTCCTGATTTACACATTCCCGGTGTTGTTTATTGCTACCTTGAGCTCTGTCTACCTCCACTTGGGGAAGAAACTCAACGATTTCCAGAAAATGGGGAg CGATGGGAAAAAGGACATGTTGGCACGGTGGAAGCAACCAGTGCTCGTTAAAGGTCCCCTTGGAATAGTTTCCTTGTTTGAGTTGAGCTTCTTCGTCATGTTCATCGCTCTGCTGGTCTGGTCCTTCTCGACTTACCTCCATAACAGCTTATCTACGATTACCGCGGCATCCATCGCAGAGAATGGCTTGAAAATCAAAGT GTGGGAATACAAATTGGAGACCGCGGGCTTCTGGCTTGGGATCGTGGGGAACATAGCGCTAGCATTTCTGTTCTTTCCGGTCACGAGGGGGTCTTCGGTGCTGCCGCTGTTCGGGCTCACTTCGGAGGCGAGCATAAAGTACCATATATGGCTAGGCCACATCGTCATGACTCTCTTCACAGCTCATGGTGTCATCTTCATCATTGTCTGGATTATCACTCATCAATTCTCGGAG ATGATACAATGGGATTTCACCGGGGTTTCAAATGTGGCCGGGGAGCTGTCACTGTTGGCTGGGCTGGGCCTGTGGTTGACGACATTCCCGGCAGTGAGAAGAAAGATGTTCGAGGTCTTCTTCTACACCCACTACCTCTACCTCCTCTTCATGTTCTTCTTCATCCTGCACGTCGGCATCTCTTACTCCTTCATCATGCTCCCcggcttcttcctcttcctcatcgACCGCTACCTCCGCTTCCTCCAATCCCGTCACCGAGTTTGCCTGCTCTCTGCCCGAGTTCTGCCCTGCGACACTCTGGAGCTTAACTTCTCCAAGAGCCCAG GGTTGAAGTACAATCCAACAAGCATCATGTTCATGAATGTGCCGAGCATATCAAAGCTGCAATGGCATCCTTTCACTATAAGCTCCAACAGCAACCTGGAACCGGACAGGTTAAGTGTCATCATCAAGAGTGAAGGCAGCTGGACTCAGAAGCTCTACCAGATCCTTTCTTCCCCATCCTCCGTCGATCGCCTAGAGGTCTCTGTTGAAGGGCCTTACGGACCTGTCTCCTCCCATTTCCTCAG GCACGACACGCTTGTGATGGTGAGCGGAGGAAGTGGCATTACACCGTTCTTCTCCATAATCCGAGAGTTCATCTACCTAAGCACAAAGCTCAAGTCCAAGACCCCACAACTCATCCTGATCTGCGCCTTCAAGAGATCCTCCGAATTGACTATGCTAAACCTCCTCCTCCCCATCGCTGGCACCCCGTCTGACCTGTCCAACCTCCGGTTACAAATTGAAGCCTACGTGACCAGAGAGAAAACGCCCACCACAGAAGACTATTCGAAACACCACAAGACTGTGTGGTTAAAGCCCAGCCCAACAGATGCACCGGTTTCAGCTATCTTAGGACCCAACAGCTGGCTCTGGCTTGGAGCCGTCATCGCGTCCTCCTTCGTGATGTTCCTTATATTGATGGGGATCATTACTCGGTATTATATCTACCCGATCGATCGTAACACAAACAAAAACTTCTCCACCTCCACTAAGGCGGTGCTGCACTTTTTGGTCATGTGCATATGCATAGCAGCAGCAGGCAGCTTGGCAGTACTTTCGAACAAGAGTAGGAACGCCAGGGATGCTAAGCAGATTCAGAACTTGAGCTCAACTCCTGCAGGGTCCCCGAGTTTGGGATTGGACGGCGGTGCTGCAGGGATGGAGTTGGAGAGTCTACCCCACCAGTCTCTGGTTCAAGGAACCAATGTGCACTTCGGTGAAAGGCCTGATCTCAAGA AGATGCTGTTCGATTGCAAAGGGTCAAGTGTGGGAGTGCTTGTTTGTGGTCCAAAGAGACTGAGGCACGACGTTGCAGCCATTTGCTCATCCGGTTTAGCCGACAATCTGCACTTCGAGTCGATTAGCTTCAGCTGGTAA
- the LOC116205187 gene encoding ferric reduction oxidase 2-like isoform X1, which produces MESTMASTKIVRGAIWVLLMLVAMGTLMMWIMMPTNTYRNHWLLSIRKKANNSTYIGTQGAKLLIYTFPVLFIATLSSVYLHLGKKLNDFQKMGSDGKKDMLARWKQPVLVKGPLGIVSLFELSFFVMFIALLVWSFSTYLHNSLSTITAASIAENGLKIKVWEYKLETAGFWLGIVGNIALAFLFFPVTRGSSVLPLFGLTSEASIKYHIWLGHIVMTLFTAHGVIFIIVWIITHQFSEMIQWDFTGVSNVAGELSLLAGLGLWLTTFPAVRRKMFEVFFYTHYLYLLFMFFFILHVGISYSFIMLPGFFLFLIDRYLRFLQSRHRVCLLSARVLPCDTLELNFSKSPGLKYNPTSIMFMNVPSISKLQWHPFTISSNSNLEPDRLSVIIKSEGSWTQKLYQILSSPSSVDRLEVSVEGPYGPVSSHFLRHDTLVMVSGGSGITPFFSIIREFIYLSTKLKSKTPQLILICAFKRSSELTMLNLLLPIAGTPSDLSNLRLQIEAYVTREKTPTTEDYSKHHKTVWLKPSPTDAPVSAILGPNSWLWLGAVIASSFVMFLILMGIITRYYIYPIDRNTNKNFSTSTKAVLHFLVMCICIAAAGSLAVLSNKSRNARDAKQIQNLSSTPAGSPSLGLDGGAAGMELESLPHQSLVQGTNVHFGERPDLKKMLFDCKGSSVGVLVCGPKRLRHDVAAICSSGLADNLHFESISFSW; this is translated from the exons ATGGAGTCGACGATGGCGAGTACGAAGATCGTAAGAGGAGCAATATGGGTACTGTTAATGTTAGTAGCAATGGGGACTTTGATGATGTGGATCATGATGCCCACCAATACCTATCGCAACCACTGGCTTCTCAGCATCCGAAAGAAGGCCAACAATTCAACCTACATCGGAACCCAAG GTGCTAAGCTCCTGATTTACACATTCCCGGTGTTGTTTATTGCTACCTTGAGCTCTGTCTACCTCCACTTGGGGAAGAAACTCAACGATTTCCAGAAAATGGGGAg CGATGGGAAAAAGGACATGTTGGCACGGTGGAAGCAACCAGTGCTCGTTAAAGGTCCCCTTGGAATAGTTTCCTTGTTTGAGTTGAGCTTCTTCGTCATGTTCATCGCTCTGCTGGTCTGGTCCTTCTCGACTTACCTCCATAACAGCTTATCTACGATTACCGCGGCATCCATCGCAGAGAATGGCTTGAAAATCAAAGT GTGGGAATACAAATTGGAGACCGCGGGCTTCTGGCTTGGGATCGTGGGGAACATAGCGCTAGCATTTCTGTTCTTTCCGGTCACGAGGGGGTCTTCGGTGCTGCCGCTGTTCGGGCTCACTTCGGAGGCGAGCATAAAGTACCATATATGGCTAGGCCACATCGTCATGACTCTCTTCACAGCTCATGGTGTCATCTTCATCATTGTCTGGATTATCACTCATCAATTCTCGGAG ATGATACAATGGGATTTCACCGGGGTTTCAAATGTGGCCGGGGAGCTGTCACTGTTGGCTGGGCTGGGCCTGTGGTTGACGACATTCCCGGCAGTGAGAAGAAAGATGTTCGAGGTCTTCTTCTACACCCACTACCTCTACCTCCTCTTCATGTTCTTCTTCATCCTGCACGTCGGCATCTCTTACTCCTTCATCATGCTCCCcggcttcttcctcttcctcatcgACCGCTACCTCCGCTTCCTCCAATCCCGTCACCGAGTTTGCCTGCTCTCTGCCCGAGTTCTGCCCTGCGACACTCTGGAGCTTAACTTCTCCAAGAGCCCAG GGTTGAAGTACAATCCAACAAGCATCATGTTCATGAATGTGCCGAGCATATCAAAGCTGCAATGGCATCCTTTCACTATAAGCTCCAACAGCAACCTGGAACCGGACAGGTTAAGTGTCATCATCAAGAGTGAAGGCAGCTGGACTCAGAAGCTCTACCAGATCCTTTCTTCCCCATCCTCCGTCGATCGCCTAGAGGTCTCTGTTGAAGGGCCTTACGGACCTGTCTCCTCCCATTTCCTCAG GCACGACACGCTTGTGATGGTGAGCGGAGGAAGTGGCATTACACCGTTCTTCTCCATAATCCGAGAGTTCATCTACCTAAGCACAAAGCTCAAGTCCAAGACCCCACAACTCATCCTGATCTGCGCCTTCAAGAGATCCTCCGAATTGACTATGCTAAACCTCCTCCTCCCCATCGCTGGCACCCCGTCTGACCTGTCCAACCTCCGGTTACAAATTGAAGCCTACGTGACCAGAGAGAAAACGCCCACCACAGAAGACTATTCGAAACACCACAAGACTGTGTGGTTAAAGCCCAGCCCAACAGATGCACCGGTTTCAGCTATCTTAGGACCCAACAGCTGGCTCTGGCTTGGAGCCGTCATCGCGTCCTCCTTCGTGATGTTCCTTATATTGATGGGGATCATTACTCGGTATTATATCTACCCGATCGATCGTAACACAAACAAAAACTTCTCCACCTCCACTAAGGCGGTGCTGCACTTTTTGGTCATGTGCATATGCATAGCAGCAGCAGGCAGCTTGGCAGTACTTTCGAACAAGAGTAGGAACGCCAGGGATGCTAAGCAGATTCAGAACTTGAGCTCAACTCCTGCAGGGTCCCCGAGTTTGGGATTGGACGGCGGTGCTGCAGGGATGGAGTTGGAGAGTCTACCCCACCAGTCTCTGGTTCAAGGAACCAATGTGCACTTCGGTGAAAGGCCTGATCTCAAGA AGATGCTGTTCGATTGCAAAGGGTCAAGTGTGGGAGTGCTTGTTTGTGGTCCAAAGAGACTGAGGCACGACGTTGCAGCCATTTGCTCATCCGGTTTAGCCGACAATCTGCACTTCGAGTCGATTAGCTTCAGCTGGTAA